A portion of the Gaiellales bacterium genome contains these proteins:
- a CDS encoding ABC transporter ATP-binding protein, giving the protein MSDTPILDVRDLRVEIPLTRGTVHAVQGASFTVEAGQALGLVGESGCGKSMTLRAILGLLPQPGHVTGGEIRFEGDDLANADSKRLRDVRGARIGIIFQEPMTALNPVMRVGDQIAEGPRVHLGKSRSEARQTALELMRKVGIPDPARRARAYPHELSGGMRQRVMIAIALSCEPQLILCDEPTTALDVTIQDQILKLLSAMRRDLGVSVVFVTHDLAVVAETCERIAVMYAGQVVETGTVDEVFRAPRHPYTLGLLRSVPRFDVVRQTLDSIPGQPPDLVLPPTGCPFQPRCGFARDDCLEGDFPLRRLGPGRATACIHDEDCAQDVSANPVIASV; this is encoded by the coding sequence ATGAGCGACACGCCCATCCTCGACGTCCGCGACCTCCGGGTCGAGATCCCGCTCACGCGCGGGACCGTGCACGCCGTCCAGGGCGCCTCGTTCACGGTCGAGGCCGGCCAGGCGCTCGGGCTCGTCGGCGAGTCGGGCTGCGGCAAGAGCATGACGCTGCGCGCGATCCTCGGCCTCCTGCCCCAGCCGGGGCACGTCACGGGCGGCGAGATCCGGTTCGAGGGCGACGACCTGGCGAACGCCGACTCCAAGCGGCTGCGCGACGTGCGCGGCGCCCGCATCGGGATCATCTTCCAGGAGCCGATGACCGCGCTCAACCCGGTCATGCGGGTCGGCGACCAGATCGCCGAGGGCCCGCGGGTGCACCTGGGCAAGAGCCGTTCGGAGGCACGGCAGACGGCGCTCGAGCTCATGCGCAAGGTCGGCATCCCCGACCCGGCCCGGCGGGCGCGGGCCTACCCGCACGAGCTGTCGGGCGGCATGCGCCAGCGGGTGATGATCGCCATCGCGCTCTCCTGCGAGCCGCAGCTGATCCTGTGCGACGAGCCGACCACGGCGCTCGACGTCACCATCCAGGATCAGATCCTGAAGCTCCTGAGCGCGATGCGCCGCGACCTCGGCGTCAGCGTCGTCTTCGTGACGCACGACCTTGCGGTGGTGGCCGAGACGTGCGAGCGGATCGCGGTCATGTACGCCGGCCAGGTGGTCGAGACGGGCACCGTCGACGAGGTGTTCCGGGCGCCGCGGCACCCGTACACGCTCGGCCTGCTGCGCTCGGTGCCGCGGTTCGACGTCGTGCGCCAGACGCTCGACTCGATCCCGGGCCAGCCCCCCGACCTGGTGTTGCCGCCCACGGGGTGCCCGTTCCAGCCCCGGTGCGGGTTCGCGCGCGACGACTGCCTCGAGGGCGACTTTCCGCTGCGGCGGCTCGGTCCCGGCCGGGCGACCGCCTGCATCCACGACGAAGACTGCGCCCAGGACGTGTCCGCGAACCCGGTGATCGCCAGTGTCTGA
- a CDS encoding ABC transporter ATP-binding protein produces the protein MSDAPLLEVRGVHMNFVLADSLVRRTRKIPAEVLRAVDGVDLEIARGEALGLVGESGCGKSTLGRCIVGLYAPSAGEIRYAGEPLSVRRTRAQRRRMQIVFQDPYSSLNPRMTVRQVLSELLRVHKMVPKPGIDARCRELIDLVGLPPRALDSHPRNFSGGQRQRVSIARALALEPELLVADEPVSALDVSVQATVLNLLAELRAKLGLTVLFIAHNMAVVRHVCDRVAVMYLGRIVETAPTEELFSNPRHPYTQGLLKAVPHLVPGRVSEAPAMEGDPPSPINLPTGCRFHTRCPIAQEVCHTDDPALATNGGTHGAACHFAWTAPPPAHVPEVIAEAEPDPA, from the coding sequence GTGTCTGACGCTCCCCTGCTCGAGGTGCGCGGCGTGCACATGAACTTCGTCCTCGCCGACTCGCTCGTGCGCCGCACGCGCAAGATCCCGGCCGAAGTGCTGCGCGCGGTCGACGGCGTCGACCTCGAGATCGCCCGCGGCGAGGCGCTCGGCCTCGTCGGCGAGTCCGGCTGCGGCAAGTCGACCCTCGGCCGCTGCATCGTCGGCCTGTACGCGCCCTCGGCGGGCGAGATCCGCTACGCCGGCGAGCCGCTGTCCGTCCGGCGGACGCGCGCCCAGAGGCGGCGGATGCAGATCGTGTTCCAGGATCCGTACTCGTCGCTCAACCCGCGGATGACGGTGCGCCAGGTGCTCTCGGAGCTGCTGCGAGTGCACAAGATGGTGCCGAAGCCGGGGATCGACGCCCGCTGCCGCGAGCTGATCGACCTGGTCGGGCTGCCGCCGCGCGCGCTCGACTCCCACCCGCGCAACTTCTCCGGCGGGCAGCGCCAGCGGGTCTCGATCGCCCGCGCGCTCGCGCTCGAGCCCGAGCTGCTGGTGGCCGACGAGCCCGTGTCGGCCCTCGACGTCTCGGTCCAGGCCACCGTGCTCAACCTGCTCGCGGAGCTGCGCGCGAAGCTCGGGCTGACCGTCCTCTTCATCGCCCACAACATGGCCGTGGTACGGCACGTCTGCGACCGGGTGGCGGTGATGTACCTCGGCCGCATCGTCGAGACCGCGCCGACCGAGGAGCTCTTCTCGAACCCGCGCCACCCCTACACGCAGGGGCTGCTGAAGGCGGTGCCCCACCTCGTGCCCGGGCGCGTGTCCGAGGCACCGGCGATGGAGGGCGACCCGCCCAGCCCGATCAACCTCCCGACCGGCTGCCGCTTCCACACCCGCTGCCCGATCGCGCAGGAGGTGTGCCACACCGACGACCCGGCGCTGGCCACGAACGGCGGCACCCACGGCGCCGCCTGCCACTTCGCCTGGACGGCGCCGCCGCCGGCGCACGTGCCCGAGGTGATCGCGGAGGCCGAGCCCGACCCGGCCTAG
- a CDS encoding P1 family peptidase: MPGNPPRARDLGVVIGDLPPGPANAITDVAGVRVGHTTLISGEGPLKVGEGPVRTGVTVIVPGSNDPWGEPVTAGAHRLNGNGELTGLEWIRESGLLTTCIGLTNTHSVGIVRDALIAAATAERPPDEIRWYLPVVGETYDGDMSDINGHHVRPEHVRAALAGASGGRIDEGGVGSGTGMVSHGFKGGIGTSSRVVGGHTVGVLVQANHGTRARLMVGGVPVGRAIGPDEVPDPRGEDRPGTGSIIVIVATDAPLLPGQCTRLAQRSALGVGRTGGAGENGSGDLMLAFATGNRGLRTLADSLEHETEPVALRAVTAATLDSLFYAAIEATEEAIVNALVAGRTMVGCNGTTAYGIPHERLRALAGGA, translated from the coding sequence ATGCCCGGAAATCCACCCAGAGCCCGGGATCTCGGGGTCGTCATCGGCGACCTCCCGCCCGGCCCGGCGAACGCGATCACCGACGTCGCCGGCGTGCGCGTCGGGCACACGACGCTGATCTCCGGCGAGGGCCCGCTGAAGGTGGGCGAGGGTCCGGTGCGCACCGGCGTCACGGTGATCGTGCCGGGCTCGAACGACCCGTGGGGCGAGCCGGTGACCGCCGGCGCGCACCGCCTGAACGGCAACGGCGAGCTGACCGGCCTCGAGTGGATCCGCGAGTCGGGCCTTCTCACGACCTGCATCGGCCTCACGAACACGCACTCCGTCGGCATCGTGCGCGACGCGCTGATCGCCGCCGCGACCGCCGAGCGGCCGCCCGACGAGATCCGCTGGTACCTGCCGGTCGTCGGCGAGACCTACGACGGCGACATGAGCGACATCAACGGCCACCACGTCCGTCCCGAGCACGTCCGCGCCGCCCTCGCCGGGGCGAGCGGCGGCCGCATCGACGAGGGCGGCGTGGGCAGCGGCACCGGCATGGTCAGCCACGGGTTCAAGGGCGGGATCGGGACATCTTCGCGGGTTGTCGGCGGACACACGGTCGGCGTGCTCGTGCAGGCCAACCACGGCACCCGCGCGCGGCTCATGGTCGGAGGCGTCCCGGTGGGTCGGGCGATCGGCCCCGACGAGGTGCCCGACCCGCGCGGCGAGGACCGGCCCGGCACCGGCTCGATCATCGTGATCGTGGCGACCGACGCGCCGCTCCTGCCCGGCCAGTGCACCCGGCTGGCGCAGCGCTCGGCGCTCGGCGTCGGCCGCACAGGAGGCGCCGGCGAGAACGGCAGCGGCGACCTCATGCTCGCCTTTGCCACCGGCAACCGCGGCCTGCGGACCCTGGCCGACTCGCTCGAGCACGAGACCGAACCCGTTGCGCTGCGGGCCGTGACGGCGGCGACGCTCGACTCCCTCTTCTACGCCGCGATCGAGGCGACCGAGGAGGCGATCGTGAACGCCCTCGTCGCCGGCCGGACGATGGTCGGCTGCAACGGCACAACCGCCTACGGCATCCCGCACGAGCGGTTGCGGGCGCTCGCCGGCGGAGCCTGA
- a CDS encoding ABC transporter permease — MAIAVAEGALDEVAEHRGGFRRRWYRTPAFVAGVLILGTIVAACLAAPLLTSQSPTHQDLNNILASPSAKHPLGTDQLGRDLFSRILYGGRVDLRVAFLAVLLPFLIGTTLGCISGYYGRFYDTAIMRLVDVMVAIPFYVLVIALVFALGAGARSIYIAITFVGWVSYARIIRGETLVAKRQEYILAARAAGFRDRRIITRHLLPNVITQAIVYAMSDIVLDILAIVTLGYLGLGIQPPTPDWGGMIADGQAFLTTKWELSTIPGVVVVITALGLSLIGDGLADLLRPE; from the coding sequence ATGGCCATCGCCGTCGCCGAAGGCGCACTCGACGAGGTCGCCGAGCACCGGGGCGGGTTCCGCCGGCGCTGGTACCGCACGCCCGCGTTCGTGGCCGGCGTGCTCATCCTGGGGACGATCGTGGCGGCCTGCCTGGCCGCGCCGCTCCTGACCAGCCAGAGTCCGACCCACCAGGACCTGAACAACATCCTGGCGAGCCCGTCGGCGAAGCACCCGCTCGGCACCGACCAGCTCGGCCGCGACCTCTTCTCGCGCATCCTCTACGGCGGCCGCGTCGACCTGCGGGTCGCCTTCCTGGCCGTGCTCCTGCCGTTCCTGATCGGCACGACGCTGGGCTGCATCTCCGGCTACTACGGCCGGTTCTACGACACCGCGATCATGCGGCTGGTCGACGTCATGGTGGCGATCCCCTTCTACGTCCTCGTGATCGCGCTCGTGTTCGCCCTGGGGGCGGGCGCGCGCAGCATCTACATCGCGATCACGTTCGTCGGCTGGGTGTCGTACGCCCGCATCATCCGCGGGGAGACCCTCGTCGCCAAACGCCAGGAGTACATCCTGGCCGCCCGGGCGGCCGGCTTCCGCGACAGACGCATCATCACCCGCCACCTCCTGCCCAACGTGATCACGCAGGCCATCGTCTACGCGATGTCCGACATCGTCCTCGACATCCTCGCCATCGTCACGCTCGGCTACCTCGGCCTCGGCATCCAGCCGCCGACGCCGGACTGGGGCGGCATGATCGCCGACGGCCAGGCGTTCCTGACGACGAAGTGGGAGCTGTCGACGATCCCCGGAGTGGTGGTCGTCATCACCGCTCTCGGGCTCTCGCTGATCGGTGACGGATTGGCCGACCTGCTGCGACCCGAATGA
- a CDS encoding ABC transporter substrate-binding protein, translating to MKVTAPVVLLIVCLVALAAGCGGSGGGSSGGGSGSSAGTPQHGGNITIGWSAEPQSMDKENVFDNQSIWVLEQIMEPLYTVSPDGKSVKPWLAKSVTLSPDKLTYTFHLRPGVEFSNGKKMTSADVKFSIDQTTKTGSQGWGYLNSAIKDIQTPNPETVVIHTKYKWAPFMADIALFANGIVPNNYGGETAKEFYTHPIGTGPFMWGHWTHGQEIVLKRNPHYWQKGKPYLDQITFLTVTDTNTRQLQLQGGQEQIDQFPDWQTVNTLKSTPGITMSLFNSTRTDYTMMNERYAPLADVHVRRAISYAIDRNAIIKSVLFGHGQPANSFMPPQVPFYDPKSPGLQYNLAQAKAEMAKSKFPNGFPVQMLVGAGVADEKSIAQIYQQELAKLGIKVTLKPVDPSVEFSDEQEFKYQLGLSYWTMDIADPDELVTFAVVPSAGAKSFYTDYNNPDVINWTHTAEKTFSASGRQELYSKIQAQAAQDAFMVFMYYSPYRYAYTNKLHGFFVYPTGNFHMEDVWLSH from the coding sequence ATGAAAGTCACCGCCCCTGTTGTGCTGCTCATCGTGTGTCTCGTCGCTCTCGCGGCCGGATGCGGTGGATCCGGCGGAGGCAGCAGCGGTGGCGGCTCCGGCAGCAGCGCGGGCACGCCGCAGCACGGTGGCAACATCACCATCGGCTGGTCGGCGGAGCCACAGTCGATGGACAAGGAGAACGTCTTCGACAACCAGTCGATCTGGGTGCTCGAGCAGATCATGGAGCCCCTCTACACCGTCAGCCCCGACGGCAAGAGCGTGAAGCCGTGGCTGGCGAAGTCCGTCACCCTCTCGCCCGACAAGCTGACGTACACCTTCCACCTGCGCCCGGGGGTGGAGTTCTCGAACGGCAAGAAGATGACGTCGGCCGACGTCAAGTTCTCGATCGACCAGACGACGAAGACGGGCTCGCAGGGCTGGGGCTACCTCAACTCGGCGATCAAGGACATCCAGACGCCGAATCCCGAGACGGTCGTCATCCACACCAAGTACAAGTGGGCGCCGTTCATGGCCGATATCGCGCTCTTCGCGAACGGCATCGTGCCGAACAACTACGGCGGTGAGACGGCCAAGGAGTTCTACACCCACCCGATCGGCACCGGCCCGTTCATGTGGGGCCACTGGACGCACGGCCAGGAGATCGTGCTCAAGCGCAACCCGCACTACTGGCAGAAGGGCAAGCCGTACCTCGACCAGATCACGTTCCTGACGGTCACCGACACGAACACCCGCCAGCTGCAGCTGCAGGGCGGACAGGAGCAGATCGACCAGTTCCCCGATTGGCAGACCGTCAACACGCTGAAGAGCACGCCCGGGATCACGATGTCGCTGTTCAACTCGACGCGCACGGACTACACGATGATGAACGAGCGCTACGCGCCGCTCGCCGACGTGCACGTGCGCCGCGCGATCAGCTACGCGATCGACCGCAACGCGATCATCAAGTCGGTGCTGTTCGGCCACGGCCAGCCGGCGAACTCGTTCATGCCGCCGCAGGTGCCGTTCTACGACCCGAAGTCGCCGGGCCTCCAGTACAACCTGGCCCAGGCCAAGGCGGAGATGGCCAAGTCGAAGTTCCCGAACGGGTTCCCGGTGCAGATGCTGGTCGGGGCCGGGGTCGCCGACGAGAAGTCCATCGCCCAGATCTACCAGCAGGAGCTGGCCAAGCTCGGCATCAAGGTCACCCTGAAGCCCGTCGACCCGAGCGTCGAGTTCTCGGACGAGCAGGAGTTCAAGTACCAGCTCGGCCTGAGCTACTGGACGATGGACATCGCCGACCCGGACGAGCTGGTCACGTTCGCCGTCGTTCCGAGCGCGGGCGCGAAGTCGTTCTACACCGACTACAACAACCCCGACGTCATCAACTGGACGCACACCGCGGAGAAGACGTTCTCGGCCAGCGGCCGCCAGGAGCTCTACTCGAAGATCCAGGCGCAGGCGGCCCAGGACGCATTCATGGTGTTCATGTACTACTCGCCGTACCGGTACGCGTACACGAACAAGCTGCACGGCTTCTTCGTCTACCCGACCGGCAACTTCCATATGGAGGACGTCTGGCTGTCCCACTAG
- a CDS encoding ABC transporter permease: protein MDRFAYILRRLVQAIPVLFGVTLIVFFMIHLVPGDPARTMLGVHATPGRVAALHREWGLDRSVPEQYWLYLKRLLHGNLGTSLFYRVSTASLIRGRLPVTLWLIAYGTLLSIVIALPLATLAATRKDKAADQAVRAVPLVGLGFPPFWLGIMLLLAFGLHLGRLFPVGGYGTGFIGHLHSMFLPALTVALGISPLLIRSLRASLLQVLESDYVTTARSKGLSERRVLARHALRNAVVSTVAVLGVNIAFLVGATVVIEQVFALPGIGQLMLNSIFQRDFPVVQGVTLVFGIMVVLVYLATDVLHSFLDPRVRFD from the coding sequence GTGGACCGGTTTGCATACATCCTGCGCAGGCTCGTGCAGGCGATCCCGGTGCTGTTCGGCGTCACCCTGATCGTGTTCTTCATGATCCACCTGGTCCCGGGCGACCCCGCCCGGACGATGCTGGGCGTGCACGCGACCCCCGGTCGCGTCGCCGCCCTGCACCGTGAGTGGGGGCTCGACCGGTCGGTGCCGGAGCAGTACTGGCTATACCTCAAGCGCCTGCTCCACGGCAACCTCGGCACGTCGCTCTTCTACCGGGTGTCGACGGCGTCGCTGATCCGGGGCCGGCTGCCGGTGACGCTGTGGCTGATCGCCTACGGAACGTTGCTCTCGATCGTGATCGCGCTGCCGCTGGCGACGCTCGCGGCCACGCGCAAGGACAAGGCCGCCGACCAGGCCGTCCGCGCGGTGCCGCTGGTCGGCCTCGGCTTCCCGCCGTTCTGGCTCGGGATCATGCTGCTGCTGGCGTTCGGCCTCCACCTCGGCCGGCTCTTCCCGGTCGGCGGCTACGGCACCGGCTTCATCGGCCACCTGCACTCGATGTTCCTGCCCGCGCTCACGGTCGCGCTCGGGATCTCGCCGCTCCTGATCCGCTCGCTGCGAGCGAGCCTGCTCCAGGTGCTCGAGTCCGACTACGTCACGACGGCCCGCTCGAAGGGGCTCTCCGAGCGGCGCGTGCTCGCCCGCCACGCGCTGCGCAACGCCGTCGTGTCCACCGTGGCCGTCCTGGGCGTGAACATCGCGTTCCTGGTCGGCGCCACCGTGGTCATCGAGCAGGTCTTCGCCCTGCCCGGGATCGGCCAGCTGATGCTGAACTCGATCTTCCAGCGCGACTTCCCGGTCGTGCAGGGCGTCACGCTCGTGTTCGGGATCATGGTCGTGCTGGTCTACCTGGCCACCGACGTGCTCCACTCGTTCCTCGACCCGCGCGTGAGGTTCGACTGA